The following coding sequences lie in one Miscanthus floridulus cultivar M001 chromosome 9, ASM1932011v1, whole genome shotgun sequence genomic window:
- the LOC136480567 gene encoding uncharacterized protein: MDGDGRWWTAALDRGTGAPGLARRRRGYSGEVWVGVGMPSGEEEGAASGRGGLGKRNRRRRGTRAASGAARGSSLRGAASGCPPVRKAASGVARKAKPAVAWRARGVGGGRGLLGEGHGVGATPARWASLGVPSGEEGSVGGGWGGESAAAELWGRAEDEDDR, from the coding sequence ATGGACGGCGACGGGCGGTGGTGGACAGCGGCGCTGGATCGAGGCACGGGGGCTCCTGGCCTGGCGCGGCGtcgtcggggctactccggcgaggtgtgGGTGGGTGTCGGGATGCCCTCTGGTGAGGAAGAAGGCGCGGCGTCGGGCCGGGGTGGCCTAGGAAAGCGaaatcggcggcggcgtggcaCGCGTGCAGCGTCGGGGGCAGCTAGGGGCTCCTCCTTGAGGGGCGCGGCGTCGGGGTGCCCTCCTgtgaggaaggcggcgtcgggggtggccAGGAAGGCGAAACCGGCGGTGGCGTGGCGCGCGCGGGGCGTCGGGGGcggccgggggctcctcggtgaggggcacggcgtcggggctactccggcgaggtgggcgagcctcggggtgccctccggtgaggaaggcAGCGTCGGGGGTGGCTGGGGAGgcgaatcggcggcggcggagctctggggacgcgctgaagacgaagacgatcgatga
- the LOC136482635 gene encoding MEIOTIC F-BOX protein MOF-like, translating to MEVEEAERARASGDGGGGGGCSAAGPDWLSSLPDCLLHTIMSFMKARQAVQTCVLSTRWRNLWRSVPCLDIDLAEFKTVPVSDNNSGSSGDDNSGSGGDDNSGSGGDDNSGSGGDDNSDSDGESSESSESDLDSSDSDDGDVPDSDGNSSESDTVSSDSSDITTSSEDDSSDSDTYIYGANINSYENKKVKHKEWEDFEDFTVNLMRQCNIAQLDSFRLHIVGSRAPKFGNRQAAGWLRRAMKYCTPDRPRQHGGVSSGSWHLKSLHLCHVLLDNGFMKRVNSVCRSLEDLELDDCSCQIESVTSQSLKTMVLKNCRWRNLSVIASPTLKALVIDGGSNTDDSGLVILAPAVSYLNLAVKADRFCGGVSINEVPSLAKASICIKGHGHLYSFVRSKLDGDQFKLLCSISNVTSLELSGVGSKVLGKEPRFQKFKNLRNLMLNKCNLSDDFHILVFFLRSSPILEKLTLRCCKFPKHSSKKKGTPILNKTSSELRGLDLLCENLKVEIIYKYGYGLHLVQLLMRISVNLLENNIKLTKVN from the exons ATGGAGGTTGAGGAGGCGGAGCGCGCCCGCGCAAGTGGtgatggcggcggcgggggcgggtgCTCGGCCGCCGGCCCGGACTGGCTGAGCTCCCTGCCGGACTGCCTCCTCCATACCATCATGTCCTTCATGAAGGCCCGGCAGGCGGTCCAGACATGCGTGCTGTCCACGCGGTGGAGGAACCTCTGGCGCTCGGTGCCGTGCCTCGACATCGACCTTGCTGAGTTCAAGACGGTGCCTGTTTCTGATAACAACTCGGGCTCCAGTGGCGACGACAACTCTGGCTCTGGTGGCGACGATAACTCTGGCTCCGGTGGTGACGACAACTCTGGCTCCGGTGGCGACGACAACTCTGATTCTGACGGCGAAAGCTCTGAAAGCTCCGAATCTGATCTTGATAGCTCTGATTCCGACGACGGCGACGTCCCTGATTCGGACGGCAACAGCTCCGAATCTGATACTGTCAGCTCTGACTCCTCCGACATCACAACTTCTTCTGAGGACGACAGCTCGGACTCTGATACTTACATCTATGGCGCTAACATCAACAGCTACGAGAACAAGAAGGTCAAGCACAAGGAATGGGAGGATTTCGAGGATTTCACCGTGAACCTGATGCGCCAATGTAACATTGCACAGCTGGATTCATTCCGCCTGCACATTGTTGGGAGCAGAGCACCTAAGTTTGGCAATAGACAGGCAGCAGGATGGCTCCGTCGCGCGATGAAATACTGCACCCCAGACCGGCCCAGACAGCATGGAGGAGTGAGCTCTGGTTCTTGGCATCTGAAAAGCCTCCATCTCTGCCATGTACTACTGGATAATGGTTTCATGAAGCGTGTTAATTCAGTGTGCCGCTCTTTGGAGGATTTGGAGCTAGACGACTGCAGTTGTCAAATTGAGTCGGTCACTTCCCAGTCTCTGAAGACCATGGTTCTGAAGAATTGTAGATGGCGCAATCTTTCTGTGATTGCATCGCCCACACTGAAGGCACTGGTTATTGATGGCGGCTCGAATACTGATGACTCTGGGCTGGTTATCTTGGCTCCTGCTGTTTCATATCTGAACCTGGCTGTGAAGGCTGACAGATTTTGTGGTGGTGTTTCAATAAATGAGGTGCCATCCCTTGCCAAAGCTTCAATTTGTATAAAGGGTCATGGTCACTTATATAGTTTTGTCAGAAGTAAACTTGACGGCGATCAGTTTAAGCTTCTTTGTAGCATATCGAACGTGACAAGTTTAGAGTTGTCAGGTGTCGGGTCGAAG GTGCTCGGAAAGGAACCCAGATTCCAAAAATTCAAGAACCTGAGGAACTTAATGCTGAACAAATGTAATCTCAGTGACGACTTCCACATATTGGTATTCTTTCTTCGGAGTTCACCTATTCTGGAGAAGCTCACTTTGCGGTGCTGCAAG TTCCCAAAACATTCTAGCAAAAAGAAAGGAACGCCCATACTCAACAAGACATCTTCTGAGCTCCGTGGACTGGATTTGCTGTGTGAGAACCTCAAGGTTGAAATCATATATAAATATGGCTATGGCCTACACCTTGTCCAGCTTCTGATGCGCATTTCAGTGAATCTGTTGGAGAATAACATTAAACTCACCAAAGTTAATTAG